A stretch of Metabacillus sp. FJAT-52054 DNA encodes these proteins:
- a CDS encoding DUF1272 domain-containing protein, whose protein sequence is MALEMRTNCERCEHTLDAHSTAYICTHECTFCEDCTKEMHGVCQNCGGELVKRPRAGGACPISRS, encoded by the coding sequence ATGGCGCTTGAAATGAGAACGAATTGTGAGAGATGCGAACATACACTTGATGCGCATTCCACCGCTTATATATGTACCCATGAATGTACGTTTTGCGAAGATTGTACCAAAGAAATGCACGGGGTTTGCCAGAACTGCGGGGGAGAACTGGTGAAGCGCCCAAGAGCGGGCGGAGCTTGCCCGATTAGCCGGTCTTAA
- a CDS encoding Lrp/AsnC family transcriptional regulator, which produces MDALDQKIIFHLQEDARISMTELGNRINLSVPAVKERVKKLEDKGVITAYRAVINPEKINKYVTAFILFDSKRCKAFREFCSGQSEVMECHRLAGQFSYLVKVVTESVHTLEDFIDAAMEYGQPSTLINLSSSLEYKPFFKV; this is translated from the coding sequence ATGGATGCATTGGATCAGAAAATTATTTTTCATCTTCAGGAGGATGCCCGCATTTCCATGACGGAGCTCGGCAATCGGATCAATTTGTCCGTACCGGCTGTGAAGGAAAGGGTTAAAAAGCTTGAAGATAAAGGCGTCATTACCGCCTACAGAGCTGTGATTAACCCCGAAAAAATCAATAAATACGTCACGGCTTTTATTTTATTTGATTCAAAAAGATGCAAAGCCTTCCGCGAATTCTGCAGCGGTCAGTCTGAGGTGATGGAATGCCACAGGCTTGCCGGACAGTTCAGCTATCTAGTAAAAGTCGTCACTGAATCTGTTCATACATTGGAGGATTTCATTGATGCCGCTATGGAATATGGCCAGCCCTCCACTTTGATTAATTTGTCCTCTTCACTAGAATACAAGCCGTTTTTCAAGGTCTGA